The region CCCCCCACCCTGTTCGAATTCATCCCGGACAACGCCATCGTTTTCGCGGATGAATCCCACGTTTCGGTCCCGCAGATCGGCGGCATGTACAAGGGCGACTATCGGCGCAAGTTCACGCTGGCCGAACACGGCTTCCGCCTGCCGTCCTGCATGGACAACCGCCCTCTCAAGTTCGAGGAATGGGACGCCATGCGCCCGCAATCGGTCTTTGTTTCGGCCACGCCCGCGGCGTGGGAAATCGAACAGACGGGGGGTGTGTTCACCGAACAGATCATTCGCCCGACCGGTCTGATCGACCCTCATATAGAAATTCGCCCCGTGGAAATGCAGGTCGACGACCTGCTTGATGAGGTGCGCAAAGTCGCCGCTGAAGGCTACCGCACCCTTTGCACCGTGCTGACCAAGCGCATGGCCGAAGACCTCACCGAATACATGCACGAACAGGGCATCCGCGTGCGCTACATGCACAGCGACATCGACACGATTGAGCGGATCGAAATTCTGCGCGATCTGCGCTTGGGCGCCTTTGACGTGTTGATCGGGATCAACCTATTGCGGGAGGGGCTCGACATCCCCGAATGTGGGCTGGTGGCCATTCTTGATGCGGACAAAGAAGGCTTTCTGCGCTCTGAAACCTCGCTTATCCAGACTATCGGGCGCGCGGCGCGTAATGCCGAAGGGCGCGTGATCATGTATGCCGACCGCATCACCGGCTCGATGGAGCGTGCGATGGGCGAAACCGACCGCCGCCGCGCCAAGCAGGTTGCCTATAACGAAGAACACGGCATCACCCCCGCCACGGTCAAAAAGAACGTCGATGACATTCTGGCTGGCCTTTACAAAGGTGATGTCGATATGAACCGCGTGACCGCCAAGGTCGATAATCCGCTTGCCGGGGGCAATCTTCAGACAGTCCTTGACGGGTTGCGGGCCGACATGCGCAAGGCGGCAGAGAACCTCGAGTTCGAAGAGGCGGCGCGGCTGCGGGATGAGGTCAAACGGCTGGAAGCGGTCGATTTGGCCGTGGCGGATGACCCGCTGGCCCGGCAGCAAGCAGTGGAACGCGCCGTTGATGCGGCTCAGCAAGCCTCCGGGCGCAGCACCTCTGGCCGGGGCGGAATGCGCGGCGGCAATGTGAAACGGCGCAAACGCTGAATGAAAAAGGGCCGCCCCTTAGGGGGTGGCCCGTGCGTTAGGTCTAAAAATCTACCCCAATCTACCGTCGCAGCGCGGTAACGAGGGCCAACACCAGCCCCGCACCAATTGCTGCCACAACCAGCAGCAAAAGCAGCCCCCCTGCCGCCACAACCGTGACGCCAAGCGCGGCTAGGATGAACGGCAGTGCCACAGCACCGACCACACCCAGAATGAGATAGAGCAGCCGATTGCGGCCTGCCACGGCTCCGGCAATCGCCCCCGCGACAAGCCCGACCACCACCAGCGCGATTAGCGCCACCGCACCGAGCGTATCAAGAAAAGCTTCCATGAAGCGGGTCTCCTAAATCAATCAGATGAATGGGACGAACGGCACACCACAACCCGAGAGGGTAAGCAGCAGGCTAAGAGCGATCAAACGGTACATCGGAAATTCCCTTTCCAGTCACGGTCCAATTACCGCCCTCCTATGAGACCCGATCCACGTCGCAAAAACAATGGGCTGTGCAGGATATCGCTCAGCAAAAGGGAGGCGCTGCCGCCTCCCCCGCAAACTTTCAAAATGCCGATCAGAGCCAGTAGTACGGGACACCGTAGTGGTCAAAAGTGCGTTCTTGCCATGCGCGGTCGCTGTCCCAGCGATCTGTTCGCTCTGGTGCGCCTTTTACCGTGGCCTCATCAATGTTTGTCATGAAACCGTCGCGGGCCGGATCATAATCCAGCGCATTCCATGGCACCGGGTAATGCTCTTCACCGATGCCCAGAAAGCCGCCGAAACCCATGACGGCGTAGGCGACCTTGCCGGATTTCTTGTCGATCATCAGGTGGTCGATATGGCCGATTTCGGTCCCATCCGCACTGAAAACGGCGGTGCCGTTCACATTGTCCGAAGAAACCAGCGATGCGGGTGCTGTCGTGTCAGTCATAGCCTGTTCCTCTCGTGATTGCTGTAGCGATAAAACCCGAGGCAGGGGTCCCCGGTTCCCGCATAACGAGCGGGCTGGCGGGTTCTGGCTCATCCATCTGCGGTACGGCGCGGGAACCAAAATGGCCGCACTGAGGTTAAACAACCAATAGGAAATTCACGCATTCAAGAGGGGCTGCACAATGGAATATGGACTTATTGGGCTTATTGTCCTCATCGCTGACATCTACGCAATCTATCAGGTCGTCACCTCAAGCGCGTCGGGCGCGGCCAAAATCGCTTGGGTCTTGGGCATCATCATCCTGCCGGTGCTGGGCTTTATCGTCTGGCTCATTGCGGGCCCACGGGGCAACAAAGCCCACGTGTGATACGACTGACATAGACGACCCTGAAGCCCGGTGCTCTTGGCACCGGGTTTTTACGTTCGACCATCCGAAGAAACCATTTGTTAACCGCTATTAACCAAGATCGCTGCAGGAGCCTGCCATGCGATCTGCCCTTTGCCTCACCTTGCTGGCCTACCAGCTTTGCGCCGCTGCCGCCCATGCTGGACCATGGCTACGCGAAAAGGGGACGAGTTTCCTCTCATCCTCCTTCTCCGCGACCTACTTTTATGACCTCACCCAAAGCACCTACATCGAATACGGGCTACGCGAGACACTGACCCTCGGCTTTGACCTCAACACAGCCCAAAACCGTTTGGGACTGCAAAGCGGTTCTGCGACCGTGTTCCTGCGTTTCCCGCTGGGAGAGCCGACCGAGCGGGGCCGTTGGGCCTATGACCTCGGTGCCGGAGCAAGCTGGACGGGAGAGCTTATTTCTCCCCATCTTCGGGCAGGGCTGTCGTGGGGTCGGGGCTTTACTTTGGGAGAGCGGAACGGTTGGCTGACCGTTGATGCCTCCGCGAAATGGGAATTCGGATTTTCGCAAGAAGTCATCAAACTCGACAGCACCGCCGGGATCGATTTCACCAAGGGCGTCACCGGTATGACGCAGGTCTTCGTCACCTATACCGGGGGCGAAACCTATACCAAGTTTGCGCCCTCCATCGTTCTCTCGCCCCGCTTCAGCAAATACCGTGTGCAGCTGGGCAGCGAAGTCCCTCTTGATGCGCCAGAAAACACCGCCCTCACCCTTAGTCTTTGGCGAGAGTTCTAACGCAAATGGCCCCACCGGATTAGCGGCGGGGCCATGTGTCGCACCATTGCAAAGCGAAGATTAACGGTTGTCCATCCGCACCATGACAGAGACTTTCCCCTTCACTGCCGTGGGCCAGACCACATGGATCTGGTCCCGGTTGGCCCCTTCCGCATGTGTCACGTAAGGCATGTCAAACTGCGCCACGTTGTTGCTGTTGCGGATCGCGCCGTGGGCCACCACCGCATCGGTATTCAGCGCCTGCCCCTCAAACGGAAGATGCCCGGAGGTATCGATCACCCATGTCTCTGACGGCGTGGACTGGGTGAACTCAATCTCGGCCATATTTTCTACCTGCGTCGTTACCGCGTGAAAGGAATTCCCTTTCATCACTACGTTCTTGCAGCGCGACAGGTCGAGATCGGCAAAGGTCGTATCCGCCCGCTCTGCCCGGTCAATGCTGCCGTTGAGGCTGCGGAAACGGTTTCCGGTGATGCTTACCCCGCTCAGGAAATGCCCCGCCCCATGCGGTTTCACGACGATATAGCTGAACCATGGCGCAACCTCACCCGACAGAAAGATATTGTCACTGATGCTAAGCGCGCTGAACGAATAACCCGAAGTGAAACCCGGCGTCGGGTCCTGCTCATTCGTCCATTCGATAAAGCAGTTATCGACGTAATTGCCCGTCACCACCGCGCTGGTATGGGCCGAGGCAAGGATCAAGCCCGCCGAACGTACACCGTTGTCGACATCATCCCCTTGGAAGAAGTGATTGCCCGTCACGATGCTATTTCCCCCCGCCAATAGCGCGAAATGACGAAACTTCGTCGCACGG is a window of Sulfitobacter sp. W027 DNA encoding:
- the uvrB gene encoding excinuclease ABC subunit UvrB: MPYAQTDKSEGMPLLANPAPDVRNRPKLEGGHRFKLVTEFAPAGDQPTAIKELTEGVNAGERDQVLLGATGTGKTFTMAKVIEETQRPAIILAPNKTLAAQLYGEFKGFFPDNAVEYFVSYYDYYQPEAYVARSDTFIEKESQINEQIDRMRHSATRALLERDDVIIVASVSCIYGIGSVETYGAMTQDLKAGESYDQRKVIADLVAQQYKRNDAAFQRGSFRVRGDSLEIFPAHLDDRAWRLSFFGEELESITEFDPLTGEKTDTFDQIRVYANSHYVTPKPTMSQAIIGIKKELRTRLDQLVADGKLLEAQRLEQRTNFDIEMLEATGVCNGIENYSRYLTGRAPGEPPPTLFEFIPDNAIVFADESHVSVPQIGGMYKGDYRRKFTLAEHGFRLPSCMDNRPLKFEEWDAMRPQSVFVSATPAAWEIEQTGGVFTEQIIRPTGLIDPHIEIRPVEMQVDDLLDEVRKVAAEGYRTLCTVLTKRMAEDLTEYMHEQGIRVRYMHSDIDTIERIEILRDLRLGAFDVLIGINLLREGLDIPECGLVAILDADKEGFLRSETSLIQTIGRAARNAEGRVIMYADRITGSMERAMGETDRRRAKQVAYNEEHGITPATVKKNVDDILAGLYKGDVDMNRVTAKVDNPLAGGNLQTVLDGLRADMRKAAENLEFEEAARLRDEVKRLEAVDLAVADDPLARQQAVERAVDAAQQASGRSTSGRGGMRGGNVKRRKR
- a CDS encoding GlsB/YeaQ/YmgE family stress response membrane protein, with translation MEAFLDTLGAVALIALVVVGLVAGAIAGAVAGRNRLLYLILGVVGAVALPFILAALGVTVVAAGGLLLLLVVAAIGAGLVLALVTALRR
- a CDS encoding PRC-barrel domain-containing protein; the encoded protein is MTDTTAPASLVSSDNVNGTAVFSADGTEIGHIDHLMIDKKSGKVAYAVMGFGGFLGIGEEHYPVPWNALDYDPARDGFMTNIDEATVKGAPERTDRWDSDRAWQERTFDHYGVPYYWL
- a CDS encoding PLDc N-terminal domain-containing protein codes for the protein MEYGLIGLIVLIADIYAIYQVVTSSASGAAKIAWVLGIIILPVLGFIVWLIAGPRGNKAHV